A portion of the Cydia fagiglandana chromosome 7, ilCydFagi1.1, whole genome shotgun sequence genome contains these proteins:
- the LOC134665740 gene encoding cyclic GMP-AMP synthase-like receptor codes for MVVYFTDHLRAKGAQIFPLKPEVKVPAKPIIRSLNSLLQDIYVRFIALRDKDFEKYYNVFETIFFKLHELMKEADPYYKQYSSDVLYAGSHYDKLRINKPDEFDMDIVIGLPVNADENPQNPAKSDVVIEDIAPGFVRLKMGKQFQNLPNRDQREDWEINQTAYKWLDDDNYLLRSQFMYWFKSVVDKAMNLFDENEDGQPYMDVQGTEYTLRLSASGPAYTLIIEDKHSGFRLDVDLVPALKFPEDRWPITKKYRRIPKRCKKDFFMVVPKPLKGGRSPFDSDRSWRLAMHIQEKDLMYDTCHMKQVIRLIKKLRDSLGMDKIASYYIKTIFYHEAIEREHDEDFWSRNSPADLFIYMVKKFLQYLENKNIPYFWNSENNLIGHINDSTLTSYANQLKQLVKVLDNLDDPSNYKKVAKFLLTKSQFEMYRKKILRM; via the exons ATGGTGGTTTACTTTACGGACCATCTGCGGGCCAAGGGTGCTca AATCTTCCCCTTGAAGCCCGAAGTGAAAGTTCCAGCGAAACCAATCATCAGAAGTTTGAATAGTCTCCTACAGGACATATATGTGCGTTTCATAGCACTAAGAGATAAGGATTTTGAGAAATATTACAATGTGTTTGAAACAATATTCTTCAAACTGCATGAACTGATGAAAGAAGCAGATCCATACTACAAGCAATATTCCAGCGAT GTACTATATGCGGGTAGCCACTACGACAAACTACGCATAAATAAACCAGATGAATTCGACATGGATATCGTCATCGGTCTGCCCGTCAACGCGGACGAAAACCCCCAAAACCCGGCTAAAAGCGACGTGGTCATCGAGGATATTGCTCCCGGCTTCGTAAGGCTGAAGATGGGGAAACAGTTTCAGAACCTGCCGAATAGGGATCAGAGGGAAGATTGGGAAATAAACCAGACGGCTTACAA atGGCTAGACGATGACAACTACCTGCTGCGGTCACAGTTCATGTACTGGTTCAAGAGTGTGGTCGACAAGGCCATGAACCTCTTCGACGAGAACGAGGATGGTCAGCCCTACATGGACGTTCAG GGGACTGAGTACACCCTCCGCCTATCTGCCAGTGGACCGGCGTACACGCTCATCATCGAGGACAAACACAGCGGGTTCCGTCTGGACGTGGACCTGGTCCCGGCGCTCAAGTTCCCTGAGGATCGCTGGCCTATCACCAAGAAATATAGAAGG ATACCCAAGCGTTGCAAGAAGGATTTCTTCATGGTGGTGCCGAAACCCTTGAAGGGCGGCCGCAGCCCGTTCGACTCGGACCGCTCCTGGCGGCTGGCTATGCATATACAGGAGAAGGACCTCATGTACGATACCTGTCATATGAAGCAGGTCATACGACTG ATAAAGAAGCTGCGTGACTCCCTAGGCATGGACAAAATAGCAAGCTACTACATTAAGACCATATTCTACCACGAGGCCATCGAACGAGAGCACGATGAAGATTTCTGGAGCAGAAACAGCCCTGCTGATCTCTTCATATACATGGTCAAGAAGTTCCTTCAATACCTGGAAAACAAGAACATTCCATATTTCTGGAACTCAGAGAATAATCTGATAGGACACATCAATGACTCGACTTTAACCAGCTACGCAAATCAGCTGAAGCAACTTGTAAAGGTTTTGGATAATTTGGATGATCCGTCGAACTATAAGAAGGTTGCGAAGTTTTTGTTGACGAAGAGTCAATTTGAGATGTACAGGAAGAAAATATTGCGCATGTAA